One genomic segment of Rhizobium gallicum bv. gallicum R602sp includes these proteins:
- the ccmA gene encoding heme ABC exporter ATP-binding protein CcmA translates to MHLDASNLAARRGEDLIFADVSFRLDAGEALVLTGKNGSGKSTLLRVLAGLLRPERGTVEFTDSRGETERNPREVSHYLGHRNAMKSELTVSENLAFWQNFLGDVLGASELSIEDAAEAVGLSDITHLPFGYLSAGQQRRFAFAKLLVAYRPVWILDEPTAALDASADRLFAGLIDAHRRKGGIVVAATHQPLGLQSARALKMTGFAGVDRGVWG, encoded by the coding sequence ATGCATCTCGACGCCTCCAATCTCGCTGCCAGGCGGGGCGAAGACCTGATTTTCGCAGACGTATCCTTTCGCCTCGACGCAGGCGAAGCGCTGGTTTTGACTGGGAAAAACGGATCGGGAAAGTCGACTTTGCTGCGCGTCCTGGCGGGTCTTTTAAGGCCTGAAAGGGGCACAGTTGAATTCACTGATTCGCGTGGTGAAACGGAGCGGAATCCGCGCGAGGTCAGCCACTATCTCGGCCACCGCAATGCGATGAAAAGCGAGCTAACCGTTTCCGAAAATCTCGCCTTCTGGCAAAACTTTCTCGGCGACGTCCTCGGCGCCTCGGAACTGTCGATCGAAGACGCTGCCGAGGCCGTCGGCCTTTCCGACATTACGCATCTTCCCTTCGGTTATCTCTCCGCCGGCCAGCAACGCCGCTTTGCCTTCGCCAAGCTGCTCGTTGCCTACCGCCCGGTCTGGATTCTCGACGAACCAACTGCAGCACTCGATGCCAGCGCCGACCGCTTGTTTGCCGGTCTCATCGACGCCCACCGCAGAAAGGGCGGCATCGTTGTCGCCGCGACCCATCAGCCGCTCGGGCTTCAGAGTGCCCGGGCATTGAAGATGACGGGGTTTGCGGGTGTGGATCGAGGAGTTTGGGGTTGA
- the ccmB gene encoding heme exporter protein CcmB yields MTALFFRDLKLSIRAGGGALIGVLFFLTVVAVIPFGVGPDLNLLSRIGPAIVWIGALLAALLGLDRLFQAERDDGSLDLMLMQETPLVLTVLVKCFAHWTATSLPLVIASPFLGLFMNMDEVAIGATMLTLLAGSPAITFIGAVGAAVAVALPRGGLLVSILVLPLTIPVLIFGVSATYAAVEDPAPFLPPFLILIALTMFFAVIGPAGAALALRNTSD; encoded by the coding sequence ATGACCGCCCTCTTCTTCCGCGATCTGAAACTCTCCATCCGCGCCGGCGGCGGCGCTTTGATCGGCGTGCTGTTTTTCCTCACCGTCGTCGCTGTCATCCCGTTCGGCGTCGGGCCGGACCTGAACCTGCTTTCCAGGATCGGCCCCGCCATCGTCTGGATTGGTGCACTGCTTGCGGCTTTGCTGGGACTTGACCGGCTTTTCCAAGCCGAACGCGACGACGGTTCGCTGGACTTGATGTTGATGCAGGAAACGCCGCTCGTGCTGACGGTTCTTGTCAAGTGCTTCGCGCATTGGACGGCGACGAGCCTGCCATTGGTGATTGCCTCCCCGTTCCTTGGTCTCTTCATGAACATGGACGAGGTCGCGATCGGTGCGACGATGCTGACGCTCTTGGCCGGCTCGCCCGCCATCACCTTCATCGGCGCCGTCGGCGCGGCTGTCGCCGTCGCCCTTCCGCGCGGCGGGCTGCTGGTCTCGATCCTTGTCCTGCCATTGACCATTCCGGTGCTTATCTTCGGCGTCAGCGCCACCTATGCGGCAGTGGAAGATCCGGCACCTTTCCTGCCGCCCTTCCTCATTCTGATCGCATTGACGATGTTTTTTGCCGTCATCGGTCCGGCAGGCGCAGCACTTGCGCTTAGAAACACATCGGATTGA
- a CDS encoding heme ABC transporter permease has protein sequence MSETSLAISKISDLANPTRFLALAQRIIPWMAAATAICLIIGLYLSFSTKGDYQQGETVRIMYLHVPSAWLSMMCYTVMSISAIGTLVWRHPLADVSAKAAAPLGAAFTLLALVTGSLWGKPMWGTWWVWDARLTSVFILFLMYLGLVALNRAIDDPSRAARVTAVLILVGFVNIPIIKFSVDWWNTLHQPASVVRLAGPAIDPEFLRPLFVMAIGFTLLFFTLHIMAMRNEIWRRRVAAQRRLAARMASRED, from the coding sequence ATGAGCGAAACAAGCCTTGCCATCAGCAAAATCAGCGATCTCGCCAATCCGACGCGGTTTCTGGCGCTGGCGCAGCGCATCATCCCGTGGATGGCGGCGGCAACGGCGATCTGTCTCATCATCGGATTGTACCTCAGCTTCTCGACGAAAGGCGACTACCAGCAGGGCGAAACCGTCCGCATCATGTATCTCCATGTGCCTTCGGCCTGGCTTTCGATGATGTGCTACACCGTGATGAGCATTTCGGCGATCGGCACGCTCGTCTGGCGCCATCCCCTGGCCGATGTCTCCGCCAAGGCCGCCGCACCGCTCGGCGCCGCCTTCACGCTGCTTGCATTGGTCACCGGTTCTCTCTGGGGCAAGCCCATGTGGGGCACCTGGTGGGTATGGGACGCGCGGCTGACGTCCGTCTTCATCCTCTTCCTGATGTATCTCGGCCTGGTTGCGCTGAACCGCGCCATCGATGATCCGTCAAGGGCCGCGCGTGTCACCGCGGTTCTGATCCTCGTCGGATTCGTCAATATTCCGATCATCAAGTTCTCGGTCGACTGGTGGAATACGCTGCACCAGCCTGCGAGCGTCGTGCGCCTCGCCGGCCCGGCGATCGACCCGGAGTTCCTGCGCCCGCTTTTCGTGATGGCAATCGGCTTCACGCTGCTCTTCTTCACGCTGCACATCATGGCGATGCGCAATGAAATCTGGCGGCGCCGCGTTGCCGCCCAGCGCCGACTTGCCGCGCGCATGGCAAGCCGTGAGGATTGA
- the ccmD gene encoding heme exporter protein CcmD, with protein sequence MAHAFYVYSSYGFAAFVTIAVTLWIWVDGRARQKELAALQASGIRRRSARPKDSE encoded by the coding sequence ATGGCGCACGCCTTTTACGTTTACAGTTCCTACGGGTTCGCCGCTTTCGTCACCATCGCCGTGACGCTGTGGATCTGGGTGGACGGGCGCGCGCGGCAGAAGGAACTGGCGGCCCTGCAAGCTTCCGGTATCCGCCGCCGTTCGGCGCGTCCGAAGGATAGCGAATGA
- a CDS encoding DsbE family thiol:disulfide interchange protein has product MSTPQADRPKPRGFARYALALIPLVVFGGIAATAAKMLYDQDFHGKNISEIPSALIGTKAPELNLAPLEGSNLPPLTDSAIKGKLTLVNVFASWCLPCREEHPILTELAKDNRLNIVAINYKDKNDSALRFLGELGNPYAAIGVDPNGKAAIDWGVYGIPESYLVAADGTILYKRVGPFDDVSLKEGLYPAMEKALGKPVS; this is encoded by the coding sequence ATGAGCACGCCGCAAGCAGATCGGCCAAAACCACGCGGCTTTGCCCGTTATGCGCTGGCATTGATCCCGCTTGTCGTTTTCGGCGGCATTGCCGCGACGGCAGCAAAGATGCTGTACGATCAGGATTTCCACGGCAAGAACATTTCCGAGATCCCTTCAGCGCTGATCGGCACCAAAGCTCCAGAATTAAACCTGGCACCCCTCGAAGGGTCCAATCTGCCGCCGCTGACGGATAGCGCAATCAAGGGCAAGCTGACGCTGGTCAATGTCTTTGCCTCCTGGTGCCTTCCTTGCCGGGAAGAGCATCCAATCCTGACGGAACTGGCAAAGGACAACCGGCTCAACATCGTCGCGATCAACTACAAGGACAAGAACGACAGCGCGCTGCGTTTCCTTGGAGAGCTCGGAAACCCCTATGCCGCAATCGGCGTCGATCCGAACGGCAAGGCGGCGATCGACTGGGGCGTCTATGGCATTCCGGAGAGTTACCTGGTCGCCGCCGACGGCACGATCCTCTATAAACGCGTCGGCCCCTTCGACGATGTCAGCCTCAAGGAAGGCCTCTATCCGGCAATGGAAAAGGCGCTCGGGAAACCGGTTTCCTAA
- a CDS encoding DUF2585 domain-containing protein produces the protein MTAFSAAERARHQNFWFAACLAVLIIQIAAEYLIGRTPICTCGYVKLWEGVVNSSGNSQHLSDWYTPSHIIHGFLFYGLAHLVMRNRPIAVRLLLALVVESGWELLENSPIIIDRYRAATISLDYYGDSILNSAMDTVFMVAGFFFAARAPIALTVAIAIFFEIFTGYMIRDNLTLNVLMLIWPVEAVKAWQSAV, from the coding sequence GTGACGGCATTCAGTGCAGCGGAAAGAGCGAGACATCAGAATTTCTGGTTCGCGGCCTGCCTGGCGGTTTTGATCATCCAGATCGCTGCCGAGTACCTAATAGGCCGCACGCCGATCTGCACCTGCGGCTATGTCAAGCTGTGGGAAGGCGTCGTCAACTCGAGCGGCAATTCCCAGCATCTTTCGGACTGGTACACGCCGTCCCACATCATTCACGGCTTCCTGTTCTATGGGCTGGCGCATCTCGTAATGCGTAACAGGCCGATCGCCGTCCGCCTGCTTCTGGCGCTCGTCGTCGAATCCGGCTGGGAACTGCTCGAAAACTCGCCGATCATCATCGACCGCTACCGCGCGGCGACGATCTCCCTCGACTATTACGGCGATAGTATCCTGAACTCGGCCATGGACACAGTCTTCATGGTCGCCGGCTTCTTCTTCGCTGCCCGCGCTCCGATCGCGCTCACAGTCGCCATCGCGATCTTCTTCGAGATTTTCACGGGTTACATGATCCGTGACAACCTGACGCTTAACGTGCTGATGCTGATCTGGCCGGTCGAGGCGGTCAAGGCCTGGCAGAGTGCGGTTTAG
- a CDS encoding septation protein A, whose protein sequence is MTTESDITPSAADRHHPMLKLALELGPLLIFFFANLRGAWLVERFPALSELGGPLFVATGLFMAATIVSLVVSKLVLGHLPVMPFVSGIVVLIFGSLSIYLQNETFIKMKPTIVNTLFGVALLGGLAFGRSLLGYVFNAAFQLDAEGWRKLTVRWGVFFLFLAVLNEAVWRNFSDDFWVTFKVWGTMPITIIFTMAQMPLILKHSITPAGETEK, encoded by the coding sequence ATGACCACTGAAAGCGATATTACCCCCAGCGCCGCCGACAGGCACCATCCGATGCTGAAGCTGGCGCTGGAACTCGGGCCGCTGCTGATCTTCTTCTTTGCCAATCTGCGCGGCGCCTGGCTGGTCGAAAGATTCCCTGCATTGTCCGAACTGGGCGGGCCGCTCTTCGTGGCGACGGGACTCTTCATGGCGGCGACGATCGTCTCGCTCGTCGTTTCCAAGCTCGTCCTTGGCCATCTGCCGGTCATGCCCTTCGTGTCGGGCATCGTCGTTTTGATCTTCGGTTCGCTGTCGATCTACCTGCAGAACGAAACCTTCATCAAAATGAAGCCGACGATTGTCAATACGCTGTTCGGTGTCGCGCTTCTGGGCGGGCTTGCCTTTGGTAGGTCGCTGCTCGGCTACGTCTTCAACGCGGCCTTTCAGCTCGACGCTGAAGGCTGGCGCAAGCTGACGGTCCGTTGGGGCGTTTTCTTCCTGTTCCTTGCCGTTCTGAACGAAGCCGTCTGGCGCAATTTTTCCGATGACTTCTGGGTGACCTTCAAGGTCTGGGGAACGATGCCGATCACCATCATCTTCACCATGGCGCAGATGCCGCTCATCCTGAAGCATTCGATAACTCCTGCAGGAGAGACCGAGAAGTGA
- the ftsY gene encoding signal recognition particle-docking protein FtsY produces MALSFIKKVFTFGKEKPAEEQAPEAPETKVLEAELEPHSREEHLPLASDPVLSEELDTPGGPAADAVEPSEDAEESAILPSAYQIGDLGVIPLSLLEAEAEAEPETSAQDAPLAETPPSVPSGHFPHEGKDQLADEAPLSDASRDEVTDIRPEISGTAEGGQSAPAQPTSLLVGEMPGKVEGDAPRPEADGEHASRTEPVLPKGFATTPKITEPEPIVPAPKLSWFQRLRAGLARTSSQLTGQISALFTKRKLDDDTLQDLEDLLIQADLGVETAMRVTDTLASERYGKDVTGEDVSRIMASEIAKVLKPVARPLQLDLTHKPHVILVVGVNGTGKTTTIGKLASKLSGAGLKVMVAAGDTFRAAAIEQLKIWADRTKSEFIGTKLGADAAGLAYDAFEQAKAKKCDVLIIDTAGRLQNKAELMAELEKIVRVLGKLDPDAPHTVLQTLDATTGQNALNQVEIFRNVAGVNGLIMTKLDGTARGGILVAISAKHKLPVYFIGVGEGVDDLEPFEAEDFAQAIAGLGQ; encoded by the coding sequence ATGGCGCTCAGTTTCATCAAAAAGGTCTTCACCTTCGGCAAGGAAAAGCCGGCGGAAGAGCAGGCGCCAGAGGCTCCAGAGACAAAAGTTCTCGAAGCCGAACTGGAGCCGCATTCGCGCGAGGAACACTTGCCGCTCGCAAGTGATCCCGTTTTATCGGAGGAGTTGGATACCCCGGGCGGCCCGGCTGCGGACGCTGTCGAGCCTTCCGAAGACGCCGAAGAGTCGGCGATCCTTCCGAGCGCCTACCAGATTGGCGATCTTGGAGTGATACCACTCTCGTTGCTGGAGGCTGAGGCTGAAGCCGAGCCAGAGACGTCAGCCCAAGACGCGCCCTTGGCGGAGACACCCCCCTCAGTCCCTTCGGGACATTTCCCCCACGAGGGGAAAGATCAGTTGGCCGACGAGGCGCCACTTTCCGACGCTTCTCGTGATGAAGTCACGGATATTCGTCCGGAGATTTCCGGGACGGCTGAGGGAGGGCAAAGCGCTCCTGCTCAACCAACCTCTCTCCTTGTAGGGGAGATGCCCGGCAAGGTGGAGGGGGATGCTCCTCGACCTGAAGCGGATGGCGAGCATGCTTCAAGGACGGAACCTGTCCTTCCCAAGGGCTTTGCAACCACTCCGAAAATCACCGAACCGGAGCCGATTGTTCCTGCGCCGAAACTCAGCTGGTTCCAGCGTCTGCGCGCCGGTCTCGCACGTACTTCGTCGCAACTCACGGGCCAGATTTCAGCGCTCTTCACCAAGCGCAAGCTGGACGACGACACCCTTCAGGATCTCGAAGACCTTCTGATACAGGCCGACCTCGGCGTCGAGACCGCCATGCGTGTCACCGATACGCTTGCTTCCGAGCGCTATGGCAAGGATGTGACCGGCGAGGATGTCAGCCGCATCATGGCGTCGGAAATTGCCAAAGTGCTGAAGCCGGTCGCAAGGCCCTTGCAGCTCGATCTCACCCACAAGCCGCATGTCATTCTCGTCGTCGGCGTCAACGGCACCGGCAAGACGACGACGATCGGCAAGCTGGCGTCGAAGCTTTCGGGTGCCGGGTTGAAGGTCATGGTGGCGGCGGGCGATACGTTCCGCGCCGCGGCGATCGAGCAGTTGAAGATCTGGGCCGATCGCACGAAGTCGGAATTCATCGGCACCAAGCTTGGCGCGGATGCCGCAGGTCTCGCCTACGACGCCTTCGAGCAGGCGAAGGCGAAAAAGTGCGACGTGCTGATCATCGATACCGCCGGCCGTTTGCAAAACAAGGCCGAGTTGATGGCGGAGCTTGAAAAGATCGTCCGCGTGCTCGGCAAGCTCGATCCCGACGCCCCGCATACGGTGCTGCAGACGCTGGATGCGACCACCGGCCAGAACGCTCTCAATCAGGTCGAAATCTTCCGCAATGTTGCGGGCGTCAACGGTCTGATCATGACCAAGCTCGATGGTACGGCAAGGGGCGGCATCCTCGTTGCGATCTCCGCCAAGCACAAGCTACCGGTCTATTTCATCGGCGTCGGCGAAGGCGTAGACGATCTGGAGCCGTTCGAGGCCGAGGATTTCGCTCAAGCCATTGCCGGGCTTGGGCAATGA
- the mtaB gene encoding tRNA (N(6)-L-threonylcarbamoyladenosine(37)-C(2))-methylthiotransferase MtaB: MSGVEVITFGCRLNTYESEVMRAEAEKAGLNNAILVNTCAVTSEAVRQARQAIRRARRENPHARIIVTGCAAQSEKQTFAEMAEVDVVLGNEEKLITASYHASALPDFGVAAEEKLRVNDIMSVRQTAPQMVKHIDGHVRAFIQVQNGCDHRCTFCIIPYGRGNSRSVPMGAVVDQARNLIENGYREIVLTGVDATSYGADLPGEPTLGLLAKTLLKQIPDIRRLRLSSIDSIEADKHLFDLVADEPRFMPHLHLSLQHGDDMILKRMKRRHSRADALAFVDQVRGLRPEMCFGADMIAGFPTETEEMFENAASLAEEAKIAHLHVFPYSPRPGTPAARMPQLDRSIVKDRAVRLRATGHQLHQSHLDQMVGTRQCLLVENNGLAHTENFTLVAAPGLRPRSFVEATITGHNGKHLDMQLTTADAA; the protein is encoded by the coding sequence GTGAGCGGCGTTGAGGTCATTACCTTCGGCTGCCGTCTCAACACCTACGAATCCGAAGTGATGCGGGCGGAGGCGGAAAAGGCCGGGCTCAACAACGCCATTTTGGTGAACACTTGCGCAGTCACAAGCGAGGCCGTGCGTCAGGCGCGGCAGGCCATCCGCCGCGCACGACGCGAGAACCCGCATGCGCGTATCATCGTGACGGGCTGCGCAGCCCAGAGCGAAAAGCAGACCTTCGCAGAAATGGCCGAGGTCGACGTCGTTCTCGGCAACGAAGAGAAGCTGATCACCGCTTCTTATCACGCCAGCGCCCTGCCCGATTTCGGAGTGGCCGCGGAAGAGAAGCTGCGTGTCAACGACATCATGAGTGTGCGCCAGACGGCGCCGCAGATGGTAAAGCACATCGACGGGCATGTGCGCGCCTTTATCCAGGTGCAGAACGGCTGCGACCATCGCTGTACCTTCTGCATCATCCCCTATGGCCGCGGCAATTCCCGCTCCGTGCCCATGGGCGCCGTGGTCGATCAGGCGCGCAACCTCATTGAAAACGGCTACCGAGAGATCGTGTTGACAGGCGTCGATGCCACCAGTTACGGCGCCGACCTGCCCGGCGAACCGACGCTCGGGCTGCTTGCCAAGACGCTTCTGAAACAGATACCTGACATCCGCCGACTGCGGCTGTCATCGATCGACAGCATCGAGGCGGACAAGCATTTGTTCGATCTGGTCGCCGATGAGCCGCGATTCATGCCGCACCTGCATCTTTCGCTGCAACATGGCGACGACATGATCCTGAAGCGCATGAAACGGCGACATTCGCGCGCTGATGCGCTGGCCTTCGTCGATCAGGTTCGCGGTCTGCGTCCAGAGATGTGTTTCGGCGCGGACATGATCGCCGGTTTCCCGACCGAGACCGAAGAGATGTTCGAAAATGCCGCCAGCCTGGCGGAAGAAGCGAAGATCGCTCACCTGCACGTCTTCCCTTACAGCCCTCGTCCAGGCACGCCGGCAGCCCGCATGCCGCAGCTCGACCGGTCGATCGTCAAGGATCGTGCGGTACGGCTTCGTGCTACTGGACATCAGCTTCATCAGTCCCATCTGGATCAGATGGTCGGAACGCGGCAATGCCTGCTGGTGGAAAACAACGGGCTTGCACATACCGAGAACTTCACGCTTGTCGCAGCCCCCGGTCTTCGCCCGCGTTCGTTCGTCGAGGCAACCATCACCGGCCATAATGGCAAACATCTCGACATGCAATTGACAACTGCCGACGCGGCCTGA
- the dapF gene encoding diaminopimelate epimerase, whose amino-acid sequence MSATVEFAKMNGLGNKILVVDMRGRADKVTPAAAIALNAHPDTAFDQIMAIHDPRAQGTDAWIDILNSDGSKAQACGNGTRCVVQALASETGNKVFTFQTVAGILNAVEHEDGTISVDMGKPVFDWDKIPLAEEFHDTSRIELQIGPIDSPVLHSPSTMSMGNPHAVFWVDRDVMSFDLARFGPLLENHPMFPERANITLAQITSPASITTRTWERSAGLTLACGSAACATAVCAARTGRTGRKVEIHVASAKPPGILSIEWRDRDDHVIMTGPAEWEWSGTLDPSTGSWARDQAQGAEAR is encoded by the coding sequence ATGAGCGCAACGGTCGAATTCGCGAAGATGAACGGGCTTGGCAACAAGATCCTGGTCGTCGACATGCGCGGCCGCGCGGACAAGGTGACGCCTGCTGCGGCAATTGCGCTCAATGCCCATCCAGATACGGCCTTCGACCAGATCATGGCGATCCACGACCCGAGGGCTCAAGGCACCGATGCCTGGATCGATATCCTGAATTCCGATGGATCAAAGGCGCAAGCCTGCGGCAATGGCACGCGTTGCGTGGTGCAGGCTCTTGCCTCGGAAACCGGCAACAAGGTTTTCACTTTCCAGACGGTGGCAGGCATCCTCAATGCCGTCGAGCATGAGGACGGTACGATCTCGGTCGACATGGGCAAGCCTGTTTTCGACTGGGACAAGATCCCGCTTGCGGAAGAATTTCACGATACCAGCCGCATTGAACTCCAAATCGGTCCGATCGACAGCCCGGTCCTGCATTCGCCCTCCACCATGTCGATGGGCAACCCGCATGCCGTCTTCTGGGTCGACAGGGACGTGATGTCCTTTGACCTGGCGCGCTTTGGACCGTTGCTTGAGAATCACCCGATGTTTCCCGAGCGCGCAAATATTACGCTGGCGCAAATTACCTCGCCGGCATCGATCACGACACGGACATGGGAGCGCAGTGCGGGTTTGACGCTTGCCTGCGGTTCGGCTGCCTGCGCAACAGCAGTTTGCGCTGCCCGCACGGGCCGCACGGGCCGCAAGGTCGAGATTCATGTCGCCAGCGCCAAGCCGCCCGGCATATTGTCGATCGAATGGCGCGACCGCGACGACCACGTGATCATGACCGGCCCTGCCGAATGGGAATGGTCCGGAACGTTAGACCCCTCCACCGGTTCGTGGGCGCGCGATCAGGCGCAGGGGGCCGAGGCGCGGTGA
- a CDS encoding elongation factor G → MRCFTVLGPSQTGKSTLVAKLASLEATPRRSVSPYGSSLTEFEFGSEAWCALDTPGANEALALAQDSLLASDACILCVSPAPDEAVLAAPYLRAIEASGTPCILFVNRMDEPQGRLRDVIAALQAYSSHPLVLRQIPIRDGDVVVGSCDLISERAWRYREGQPSALVELPDSAAAREHEARSELLEQLSEYDDWLLEELIEDRELPSDALFAIASRILKENKVIPVLFGAASHSNGIKRLMKALRHEAPPVEALKSRLAATASLDETALAAVSFHAYHRPSVGKTILVRALADGLKQGAALGGASLGSVQEGGNGRPLAGNSARGRIFAAVKSDHLPATALLTAADALAPPAWTAPPTPMLERILVPGTERDETKLSATLAKLAETDRGLKVMQEEGTGAQLICAQGPMHLRDLRKTLSEVFRVEVTDRSPNPIYRETISKPSNVHYRHRKQTGGAGQFADVQLSVRPNERGQGFTFGETVKGGTVPRNYIPAVEAGAREAMEKGPLGFQVIDVDVRLTDGQYHSVDSSDFAFRAAARMGVRQALSEAAAVLMQPVVRVEIHIPSIFSGSMVAIVSALKGQVLGFDRDESAKGWDVFRALVPGAALDELARTLRSATQGIGYFSKAFDHFEEIYGKEADAIISAHGSGSHPN, encoded by the coding sequence ATGCGCTGCTTCACGGTACTTGGACCCTCGCAGACGGGAAAGTCGACGCTCGTCGCAAAACTGGCTTCGCTCGAAGCGACACCGAGAAGGTCCGTCTCTCCATACGGATCGAGCCTGACGGAATTCGAATTCGGAAGCGAGGCATGGTGCGCGCTGGATACACCCGGCGCGAACGAGGCGCTGGCGCTCGCCCAGGATTCACTTTTGGCAAGCGATGCTTGCATCCTCTGCGTATCGCCGGCGCCGGACGAGGCGGTGCTGGCAGCACCCTATCTTCGCGCCATCGAAGCTTCGGGAACACCTTGCATTCTTTTTGTGAACCGCATGGACGAGCCGCAGGGGCGCCTGCGCGATGTCATCGCCGCCCTGCAGGCCTATTCCAGCCATCCTCTCGTCCTGCGGCAGATACCGATCCGCGACGGAGATGTTGTGGTCGGCAGCTGCGACCTGATTTCGGAGCGGGCCTGGCGCTATCGGGAAGGTCAGCCTTCTGCCCTCGTCGAGCTTCCCGACAGTGCTGCTGCGCGCGAGCACGAGGCGCGTTCCGAATTGCTGGAACAGCTTTCCGAGTACGATGACTGGCTTCTCGAGGAACTGATCGAAGACCGCGAACTACCAAGCGACGCACTCTTTGCCATCGCCTCACGGATCCTGAAGGAAAACAAGGTCATTCCGGTGCTCTTCGGCGCAGCATCCCACAGCAATGGCATCAAGCGGCTGATGAAGGCGCTGCGCCACGAAGCGCCGCCTGTTGAAGCCCTGAAGAGTCGGCTGGCCGCCACCGCCAGCCTGGATGAAACGGCACTGGCTGCCGTAAGCTTCCACGCCTACCACCGGCCGAGCGTTGGAAAGACGATTCTCGTCCGTGCGCTTGCCGACGGACTGAAACAGGGCGCTGCGCTGGGCGGCGCTAGTCTCGGGTCGGTCCAGGAGGGAGGAAACGGCCGTCCCCTTGCCGGAAACTCGGCACGTGGCAGGATTTTCGCCGCAGTCAAGTCAGATCACTTGCCCGCAACCGCCTTGCTGACAGCCGCCGACGCGTTGGCACCGCCCGCTTGGACGGCACCGCCGACGCCCATGCTCGAACGCATCCTTGTTCCGGGCACCGAGCGCGACGAAACGAAGCTCTCGGCGACGCTTGCAAAGCTGGCCGAGACCGATCGCGGCCTGAAGGTGATGCAGGAGGAGGGCACAGGCGCACAGCTGATCTGCGCGCAAGGACCGATGCACCTGCGCGATCTGCGCAAGACCCTGTCGGAGGTATTCCGGGTCGAAGTCACGGACCGATCGCCGAACCCGATCTATCGGGAAACGATCTCAAAGCCCTCGAACGTCCACTATCGTCACCGCAAGCAGACGGGTGGCGCAGGGCAGTTCGCAGACGTGCAGCTGAGTGTGCGTCCCAATGAACGGGGGCAGGGCTTCACCTTCGGCGAGACGGTCAAAGGCGGCACCGTTCCCCGGAACTACATTCCGGCGGTCGAGGCCGGCGCACGTGAAGCCATGGAAAAAGGCCCGCTCGGCTTTCAGGTGATCGATGTCGACGTGAGGCTCACGGACGGTCAGTACCACTCCGTCGACAGCTCCGACTTCGCCTTTCGGGCAGCGGCACGGATGGGGGTGCGGCAGGCATTGTCAGAGGCAGCGGCTGTGCTGATGCAGCCGGTGGTGCGGGTCGAAATCCACATACCATCCATCTTTTCTGGCAGCATGGTGGCGATCGTCTCGGCACTCAAGGGCCAGGTGCTTGGCTTCGATCGCGATGAGAGCGCCAAAGGATGGGATGTCTTCCGGGCACTCGTTCCCGGTGCGGCGCTCGACGAACTGGCCCGGACGTTACGCTCCGCCACGCAAGGAATCGGATACTTCTCCAAAGCCTTCGATCACTTCGAGGAGATCTACGGCAAAGAGGCCGACGCAATCATCAGCGCACACGGTTCGGGATCGCACCCGAATTGA